One genomic region from Xenopus laevis strain J_2021 chromosome 2L, Xenopus_laevis_v10.1, whole genome shotgun sequence encodes:
- the LOC121399941 gene encoding uncharacterized protein LOC121399941, translated as MVRYQSRLTALGSDLTGSERLKLLQLTIQEEQMKRVPISAVNTVQLQHPNTEHFKPVVKLTHAAFPSFDNYQEGIDKYLHIFEIMCEDYAVPKAEWTKILAGKLGGKASDIYREIPYLQRTDYEEVKRVLLNHYAISPETYRQSFRALNKIASDTYWDFGNQLRRAFDQWVNTSQVQTIQDLRQLCLLEQFMEKCLPEIRGWIWDRSPKTLEEAARLADKCLEGQAQIRRGRSNISSTALPSVGIHSGTKLRTSSSTPCPVWPAPQPHHTFNKSCFRCGSTTHLIAQCPKPPRTSNNAVARPVTALRQKVTAAQQQAIQAVQQHTHGPLVPKPLEYVILGVHWNDQISRTKHIIPVMLNGKPAEGFLDSGAYISLVEPHMLSASDVLPGRSVCIILPGGTKKEIPVAQVSLDVGNGPIQHTVGILDHLPAPVLVGNDVGDICCSLTPGDVQCISPTTSGMSSSNTSEQDKLNKIKTNEAKYENERRRLKEVLDASESRNTKLELSRRGLEGELQRHKLVLADREAEMQQRMEGLQRQLSDSEGKVSTLQLCVDRLTGTLAKAQESETSLKEKVQSLTGALSESNCTSASSHDQLNQLQKVLTASEHERRILQERLETAVASYMAMLMACLDRRIEMNPMLLFQGFTQQWVNLVTPILGRGSDVTWTLCQ; from the exons ATGGTGAGGTATCAGTCAAGGCTTACAGCTCTGGGGTCTGATCTCACTGGTTCAGAACGTCTTAAGCTGCTTCAATTGACTATTCAGGAAGAACAGATGAAGAGAGTTCCCATTTCTGCTGTGAACACAGTACAACTGCAGCATCCCAATACTGAGCATTTCAAACCTGTGGTCAAGCTCACCCATGCTGCCTTTCCCTCTTTTGATAACTACCAGGAAGGAATCGATAAGTACCTACACATCTTTGAGATTATGTGCGAGGATTACGCTGTACCTAAGGCAGAATGGACGAAGATACTTGCTGGTAAATTGGGAGGGAAAGCGAGTGATAtctatagagagatcccatatctcCAGCGCACTGATTATGAGGAAGTGAAACGTGTATTGTTGAATCATTATGCCATCTCTCCAGAAACATATCGACAGTCATTTCGCGCTCTAAATAAAATAGCCTCTGATACATACTGGGATTTTGGGAACCAATTGCGGAGAGCCTTCGACCAATGGGTTAACACAAGCCAGGTTCAGACAATACAGGATCTTCGCCAATTGTGTCTACTAGAGCAGTTCATGGAAAAGTGCTTACCGGAAATTCGGGGATGGATATGGGATCGTTCTCCGAAAACTTTGGAGGAAGCAGCTCGGCTGGCTGACAAGTGCTTGGAAGGGCAGGCCCAAATCCGCCGTGGACGAAGTAATATTTCTTCCACAGCTCTCCCATCTGTTGGGATCCATTCGGGAACAAAACTACGGACAAG TTCTTCAACTCCTTGCCCTGTCTGGCCAGCACCACAACCACATCATACATTTAACAAGAGCTGTTTTCGCTGTGGTTCTACTACTCATCTTATTGCACAGTGTCCAAAACCACCCAGAACCTCCAATAATGCAGTTGCTCGTCCAGTAACTGCTCTCAGACAGAAAGTGACCGCTGCTCAACAACAGGCTATTCAAGCAGTACAACAACACACCCATGGGCCACTTGTACCCAAGCCATTGGAGTATGTCATTTTGGGCGTCCACTGGAATGACCAAATTTCTCGCACCAAACATATCATCCCAGTAATGCTCAATGGTAAACCGGCTGAAGGATTTCTTGATTCTGGAGCCTACATTTCCCTAGTAGAACCCCATATGCTCTCTGCCTCTGATGTCCTCCCAGGACGTTCTGTTTGTATTATTCTACCTGGAGGTACTAAGAAGGAGATTCCAGTGGCTCAGGTCAGTTTGGATGTGGGTAATGGACCTATACAGCATACAGTTGGGATTCTTGATCATCTCCCTGCTCCAGTATTAGTGGGCAATGATGTTGGAGACATCTGCTGCAGTCTCACCCCAGGAGATGTGCAATGCATTTCCCCGACAACTTCAGGAATGTCATCCAGCAACACATCAGAACAGGACAAGCTGAACAAGATCAAAACCAATGAAGCAAAATACGAGAATGAGCGGCGGCGTCTGAAAGAGGTACTGGACGCCTCTGAAAGccgaaataccaaactggagctGTCCCGCCGGGGGCTAGAGGGAGAACTTCAGCGACACAAACTGGTTCTTGCTGACCGGGAAGCAGAGATGCAGCAGCGCATGGAAGGACTGCAGAGACAGCTGTCGGACAGTGAGGGAAAGGTGAGCACCCTGCAGCTGTGTGTGGATCGGCTGACTGGCACCCTGGCCAAGGCTCAGGAGAGTGAGACGTCCCTGAAAGAGAAGGTGCAGAGTCTGACCGGGGCCCTGTCGGAGAGTAACTGCACCTCTGCCAGCTCCCATGACCAACTCAACCAGCTGCAAAAGGTGCTGACGGCCAGTGAGCATGAGAGGCGCATCTTACAGGAGCGCCTGGAAACCGCAGTGGCAAGCTACATGGCAATGCTGATGGCTTGTCTCGACAGGAGGATTGAGATGAACCCAATGCTGTTGTTCCAAGGTTTTACCCAACAATGGGTAAACCTGGTAACACCAATTCTGGGAAGGGGGAGTGATGTGACGTGGACCCTGTGTCAGTAG